A portion of the Candidatus Nitrosotenuis aquarius genome contains these proteins:
- a CDS encoding MFS transporter yields the protein MSTISKKWIWFIPPINIAAEGLHTAIPLFVIHLGGGIREVSIMVAIHYGAAALGSILWGKILDRYHAKKAVLLVSFSVIILCCMWLYFTNDLGPLYVVAPLSGFFLTARSPVTQMLVMETSMNNQWGRLFARTSILSTFGSLGAMLIGAVWSLYFDSRQYFAICAIASAVAFGISTQISKTHFHIELHTIAHSVHGIQHAFGHFRLHHHFVFPKIPSIHDYKHILSILKGKVSHEIGFLFLANFLFYFGSNIYFTALTPFLKTLKLSDSTVFTLYLIQTCMMAAIFFVAPKIISRLGEEKATMLAYLPRIVGALVAAFLFTMFSGHVLLSFAMLSMCLMVVGFSIFTTANSVLLFKAIPKGFEGTYLGVNSSMIGMGVFGGALTAGFVATTFDYTMTFIASSVILLGSVVLFRFYLRHRLSEKSIH from the coding sequence TTGTCTACAATAAGCAAAAAATGGATTTGGTTTATTCCGCCCATTAACATAGCAGCCGAAGGACTACACACAGCAATTCCGCTTTTTGTGATTCATTTGGGTGGGGGAATTCGCGAAGTCTCTATCATGGTTGCAATTCATTACGGGGCAGCTGCACTAGGTTCTATTCTCTGGGGCAAAATTCTGGACAGGTATCATGCAAAAAAGGCAGTCTTGCTTGTGTCTTTTTCTGTAATAATCTTGTGCTGCATGTGGCTGTATTTTACAAATGATCTTGGGCCCCTCTATGTAGTGGCCCCACTATCTGGATTCTTTTTGACTGCGCGCAGTCCAGTGACTCAGATGCTGGTAATGGAAACTAGCATGAACAATCAGTGGGGCAGGCTGTTTGCTAGAACGTCTATTCTTTCCACGTTTGGCAGCCTTGGCGCAATGCTGATTGGCGCAGTGTGGAGCCTGTACTTTGATAGCAGGCAATATTTTGCAATATGTGCTATTGCAAGCGCAGTCGCATTTGGTATTAGTACGCAAATCAGCAAGACACACTTTCACATAGAGCTACACACGATTGCGCACTCGGTGCATGGCATCCAGCATGCGTTTGGCCACTTTAGGCTGCATCACCATTTTGTTTTTCCAAAAATCCCAAGCATACATGACTACAAGCACATTCTGTCTATCCTAAAGGGCAAAGTTTCACATGAGATTGGATTTTTGTTTTTGGCAAACTTTTTGTTTTATTTTGGAAGCAACATCTACTTTACGGCGCTGACTCCGTTTCTTAAAACGCTAAAACTCTCCGACTCGACTGTATTTACATTATATCTGATACAGACATGCATGATGGCTGCAATCTTTTTTGTAGCACCCAAAATAATCTCAAGGCTTGGCGAGGAAAAGGCAACGATGCTTGCGTATTTGCCAAGGATCGTGGGTGCTTTGGTTGCGGCATTTTTGTTCACAATGTTTTCTGGCCATGTCTTGTTGTCATTTGCAATGCTTTCGATGTGCCTGATGGTGGTCGGGTTTTCCATATTTACCACTGCAAACTCGGTTTTGCTCTTCAAAGCAATTCCAAAGGGCTTTGAAGGTACGTACTTGGGCGTGAACAGCTCCATGATAGGAATGGGAGTCTTTGGAGGTGCCCTGACTGCGGGATTTGTGGCTACGACCTTTGACTACACCATGACGTTTATTGCATCATCTGTTATCCTGCTTGGCTCTGTCGTGCTCTTTAGGTTCTATTTGCGCCACAGATTGTCGGAAAAATCTATTCACTAG
- a CDS encoding Nre family DNA repair protein: protein MEPTAANIRKSIEKNWNEYLSKYGNLFSSSSVSGSSPPSVFVGSFGYPKVGVGPMVPPIHGDTSLLDLPERWLGKTLEEIVNFRLNLVRGTQNVSVSNPQGRYIENLQELAMSSNTPDSEITFYKNTTPTTFIDGESAPFGPIGEIKSAKFSGMSASKPVEKAYYDRDLKAEDAVLSLYNSGIEISKIQKCFSIGMFGKDRKLVPTRWSITATDDIISKSLVDEILDYSQIDSYLVFTHEHLGNLFSVLLFPHRWIYEMEEAWHTDRGEIGFGADAEDANGLGHYPSIAGAYFAAKLGIAEYLSKKKRQAGVLVLREIQPEYAVPVGVWQVREAIRAAMSKIPTLVDTLDQGLDLACKNMSISKNEWLAKGTTLKMLKQKTITDFF from the coding sequence GTGGAGCCAACTGCAGCAAACATTCGCAAATCCATAGAAAAAAACTGGAACGAGTATCTCTCAAAATATGGGAATCTGTTTTCATCCAGTTCAGTTTCTGGCTCCAGTCCGCCTTCCGTCTTTGTTGGATCTTTTGGTTACCCAAAGGTAGGTGTCGGCCCGATGGTTCCGCCAATCCACGGCGACACCAGCCTGCTTGATTTACCAGAGCGATGGCTTGGGAAAACCTTGGAGGAAATTGTAAACTTTAGACTGAATTTGGTTCGCGGAACTCAAAATGTTTCTGTGAGCAATCCACAAGGCCGATACATTGAGAATCTGCAGGAGCTAGCAATGTCATCGAACACGCCTGACTCTGAAATCACATTTTACAAAAACACCACGCCAACTACGTTTATTGACGGCGAGTCTGCCCCGTTTGGCCCAATTGGTGAGATAAAGTCGGCAAAATTCTCCGGCATGTCTGCATCAAAGCCAGTTGAGAAAGCATACTATGACAGGGACCTCAAGGCAGAAGACGCAGTTCTATCTTTGTATAATTCCGGAATAGAGATTTCAAAAATCCAAAAATGCTTTTCCATCGGAATGTTTGGCAAAGACCGCAAGCTAGTGCCGACACGATGGAGCATCACTGCAACCGATGATATCATATCAAAAAGTCTGGTCGATGAAATCCTGGACTATTCCCAAATTGACTCGTATCTTGTATTTACACACGAGCATCTGGGGAACCTGTTTTCCGTATTGTTGTTTCCGCACCGATGGATTTACGAAATGGAAGAAGCCTGGCACACAGACAGGGGAGAAATCGGATTTGGCGCAGATGCAGAAGACGCAAACGGACTGGGTCATTATCCAAGTATTGCAGGTGCATATTTTGCGGCAAAGCTTGGCATAGCGGAATATCTCTCAAAGAAAAAAAGGCAAGCCGGTGTCTTGGTTTTGCGAGAGATACAACCGGAATATGCAGTACCTGTTGGAGTGTGGCAGGTCAGAGAGGCAATCAGGGCCGCAATGAGTAAAATACCAACTTTGGTAGATACTCTAGATCAGGGGCTTGATCTTGCTTGCAAAAATATGAGTATAAGCAAAAACGAGTGGCTTGCCAAGGGAACTACACTAAAGATGCTCAAGCAAAAAACAATCACAGATTTTTTCTGA
- a CDS encoding NAD(P)/FAD-dependent oxidoreductase: MAREINYDIVIVGAGPAGSSAAFSAAKTGARVALLEKEETIAQTVRTSGVTWMDSIREFEIPEYCYNPVRNYGFCSPGNEVVISSDTPMAAVLDVRKTYRWLAEKARKQDVELYTSTAVTNATRSPHGITLHATSNKEEILFHAKIVIDASGFQSVVAKSLGLVTQWKRFGAGAEYEVEVENADPDTWWLMVGQDYSPAGYAWIFPMGGKIVRIGVGVGKPESALDPTERLEQIMQKKLGPISKLGKITQIEFHYGLIPNDGLSRKTVYDNLILVGDTAGQANPLVLEGIRYAIRFGRVAGDVAANAILSGDLSEKSLKPYEGNWKKAIQKKIESASKVQTRWIGLSDKEWDKELDIIKELSIDEFLDFIKADFSLASIIKMAVSHPKMAVRQLFNIVKSTGKS; encoded by the coding sequence TTGGCCAGAGAGATAAACTATGACATTGTTATAGTGGGCGCAGGTCCTGCCGGATCGTCTGCCGCATTTTCTGCTGCAAAGACAGGCGCCCGTGTGGCATTGCTGGAAAAAGAAGAAACAATAGCACAGACTGTTCGCACAAGCGGGGTTACCTGGATGGACAGCATACGAGAATTTGAAATCCCGGAATATTGCTACAATCCGGTCAGAAATTACGGATTTTGCTCGCCTGGAAACGAGGTCGTCATATCATCCGATACTCCAATGGCTGCTGTGCTCGATGTTCGAAAGACATACAGATGGCTTGCTGAAAAGGCAAGAAAGCAGGATGTCGAACTATACACAAGCACTGCGGTAACAAACGCAACGCGAAGTCCACATGGAATAACATTACACGCAACATCAAACAAGGAAGAGATTTTGTTTCATGCAAAAATCGTAATTGATGCAAGCGGATTTCAAAGCGTGGTTGCAAAGTCACTAGGATTAGTGACACAGTGGAAGAGGTTTGGTGCCGGCGCAGAATACGAAGTCGAGGTGGAAAATGCAGACCCTGACACTTGGTGGCTCATGGTTGGCCAGGACTATTCTCCTGCAGGCTATGCTTGGATTTTCCCAATGGGTGGTAAAATTGTGCGAATCGGAGTAGGTGTGGGAAAGCCAGAATCCGCACTAGACCCAACTGAGCGACTAGAGCAGATAATGCAAAAAAAACTCGGACCAATTTCCAAGCTTGGCAAAATCACACAGATAGAATTTCATTACGGGTTGATTCCAAATGACGGACTGTCAAGAAAGACAGTCTATGACAACTTGATTCTAGTAGGAGATACTGCTGGACAGGCAAACCCGCTAGTGCTGGAAGGGATTCGTTATGCAATACGATTTGGGAGAGTTGCAGGCGATGTAGCAGCCAATGCAATTCTAAGCGGCGATCTGTCAGAAAAATCCCTCAAACCGTACGAGGGAAACTGGAAAAAGGCAATCCAAAAAAAAATAGAGTCGGCATCAAAGGTCCAGACTCGCTGGATTGGCCTCTCCGACAAAGAATGGGACAAGGAACTAGACATCATAAAGGAGCTCAGCATCGACGAGTTTTTGGATTTTATAAAGGCGGATTTCAGTCTTGCCAGCATAATCAAGATGGCAGTCAGTCACCCAAAGATGGCAGTTCGGCAATTATTCAACATTGTCAAGAGTACGGGAAAGTCATAG
- a CDS encoding cell division protein FtsZ, with protein MAQASAPLPPAPVLMTCFGHCGIGLGAESYRRLLLDVGADPLKPVLKDTKDESRILKRYGSTILRFPGAYTGGETPLIPRALLVDLDPRAANLILQSYPDLFALRDKHVIHGAGGAARNWAEGRSRFKNEVTQKWDFGKQLSALSPEQVRGYTVPFAMGGGTGSSFACSFIEFIRSNTKEHATIATLGLLPEFGWDPVILEAAAINIVMNLEYQIKYSDCSILFSNKRLREVAHKYEKRVDKIPSIIDDLPKEHEVGWKDYKGMNLIAANAISMFISSFARETEWDMSNYRTWLATKRPKFAIPWVIPVLPDEDQWNLNTITGNKHNTMDSIIENLNKKQDAILFDVDETDIRNYGGPKDSCCALVKVKGEFDIKERELLKRIIKERFNIEDSRMIFVKIPILDKEQANITILVNTKAVGPKVLEIAREAEEAWDAYKDEYGRWGLTTEDFKQSLMDVVHQFSQ; from the coding sequence ATGGCACAAGCAAGCGCCCCACTACCGCCAGCGCCAGTTCTGATGACCTGCTTTGGTCACTGTGGAATTGGTCTTGGAGCAGAATCCTACCGTAGGTTGCTGCTTGATGTAGGAGCTGACCCATTAAAGCCGGTTCTCAAGGACACAAAGGACGAGTCCAGAATCCTAAAAAGGTACGGAAGCACCATACTCCGATTCCCAGGTGCATATACGGGTGGCGAAACCCCGCTTATTCCTAGGGCATTGCTAGTAGACCTGGACCCAAGGGCTGCAAATCTCATCTTACAATCATATCCGGATCTTTTTGCACTGCGCGACAAGCACGTAATCCATGGTGCCGGAGGCGCTGCAAGAAACTGGGCAGAGGGACGATCTAGATTCAAAAACGAAGTCACACAAAAATGGGACTTTGGAAAACAATTATCCGCATTATCGCCAGAACAAGTTCGAGGCTACACCGTTCCATTTGCAATGGGCGGGGGAACAGGCAGCTCTTTTGCATGCTCGTTTATCGAATTTATTAGAAGCAACACCAAGGAACACGCAACAATTGCGACACTGGGACTGTTGCCGGAATTCGGCTGGGACCCAGTCATACTGGAGGCAGCTGCAATTAACATTGTGATGAATCTGGAATACCAGATAAAATATTCCGACTGTTCCATATTGTTCTCAAACAAGCGACTGCGAGAGGTGGCACACAAGTACGAAAAACGAGTGGACAAGATTCCATCTATAATAGATGATCTGCCAAAGGAGCATGAAGTCGGATGGAAGGACTACAAGGGCATGAACCTAATTGCCGCAAACGCAATCTCCATGTTCATTTCCTCATTTGCAAGAGAAACAGAATGGGACATGTCCAATTACAGAACCTGGCTTGCAACAAAGAGACCCAAGTTTGCAATCCCGTGGGTCATACCTGTATTGCCAGACGAAGACCAGTGGAATCTCAACACCATTACTGGCAACAAGCACAACACCATGGACAGTATCATTGAGAATCTAAACAAAAAACAAGATGCAATATTGTTTGATGTTGACGAGACTGACATTCGCAACTATGGCGGACCAAAAGACTCTTGCTGTGCACTGGTTAAAGTAAAAGGAGAATTTGACATCAAAGAGCGCGAACTGCTCAAGAGAATAATCAAGGAGAGGTTTAACATTGAGGATTCCAGGATGATATTTGTCAAGATTCCAATCCTGGACAAAGAACAGGCAAACATCACAATTCTTGTCAACACAAAGGCAGTAGGACCAAAGGTGCTAGAGATTGCACGAGAGGCAGAAGAAGCCTGGGATGCATACAAGGACGAATATGGCAGATGGGGCCTGACCACTGAAGATTTCAAACAGTCTCTAATGGACGTAGTTCACCAGTTTAGCCAGTGA
- the artG gene encoding thaumarchaeosortase, which yields MQNKSLTFAIIIIISPVLFALAYQPDSFSLSWNQGRGGWLFAMAFIVAELIGIKTIVSQKRVIATIPFATAVFAYLIALDHGLRQYIQDGAQYYNVNLIHSWTWLWDFVIMGAFVIAAVTILFGKRWIRIAPAGPIFLCGSAIILSLDAFFPYDTLGPLQYIVPYLVKANVEIIKFFDLGTAIARNNLMFLKGEHGSMALQVFWPSAGVHSVIIYSLVMMAFLLKMNIAPKRKAMYFAIGIAGTIFVNMIRIFSLSLFVLKVSTNPVEFEEFHGIAGEIMFLPWLFAYLFAVTAIETKRIKKMAA from the coding sequence TTGCAAAACAAATCTCTGACATTTGCCATTATCATAATAATCAGCCCCGTTCTGTTTGCACTGGCGTATCAGCCTGACTCGTTTTCACTAAGCTGGAACCAAGGAAGGGGAGGCTGGCTTTTTGCAATGGCATTCATTGTGGCAGAGCTAATTGGAATCAAGACCATAGTTTCCCAAAAACGAGTCATAGCAACAATTCCATTTGCAACTGCAGTCTTTGCGTATTTGATAGCCCTTGACCATGGCCTCAGGCAATACATACAGGATGGCGCCCAATACTATAACGTAAATCTGATTCATTCCTGGACATGGCTTTGGGACTTTGTGATAATGGGTGCATTTGTAATTGCCGCCGTTACCATATTGTTTGGCAAAAGATGGATTAGAATTGCGCCGGCAGGACCGATTTTTCTGTGTGGCAGCGCAATTATTCTCTCACTCGACGCGTTTTTCCCGTACGACACACTAGGACCATTACAATATATAGTGCCGTATTTGGTAAAAGCAAACGTGGAGATAATCAAGTTCTTTGATCTGGGAACTGCGATTGCGCGAAATAACCTGATGTTTCTCAAAGGCGAGCATGGCTCCATGGCACTGCAGGTGTTTTGGCCGTCTGCTGGTGTGCACTCGGTCATCATCTATTCCTTGGTAATGATGGCGTTTTTGCTAAAGATGAACATTGCCCCAAAGCGCAAGGCAATGTACTTTGCAATAGGAATTGCGGGAACAATCTTTGTCAACATGATTAGGATATTCTCGTTGTCGCTGTTTGTCCTCAAGGTCTCTACAAATCCAGTCGAGTTTGAGGAATTTCACGGAATCGCAGGCGAGATAATGTTTCTGCCGTGGCTCTTTGCGTATCTGTTTGCGGTAACTGCAATAGAGACCAAGCGCATCAAAAAAATGGCAGCCTAG
- a CDS encoding NAD(P)-dependent oxidoreductase produces the protein MRVGIVGTGLLGNAVGLNLLKRGHVVTAYNRTRSKTKELEENGAKIVDSPKKISENSDVVFSIVKNADAVRKVAFGDECIACGKHDGLIVCDMSTINPIASKEIAQEFANRGIPFCDTPVMGGPNVAITGDLVMMVGGEKATFEKCEKLFNDIANKVFYLGQNGTAHSVKLAMNLQIAMLALAISEGITLARASKIKPETFLEILNSTYFKTGMSENKAYKMLKHDYSPTFTLSNLKKDLDTINEAAKSFGVNLPMATKANQVYQDAEEEFGSLDYTAILEYLSKSK, from the coding sequence GTGCGAGTAGGAATTGTTGGCACTGGCCTTCTGGGAAATGCAGTCGGCCTCAACCTCCTAAAGCGAGGACATGTGGTTACTGCATACAACAGAACAAGGTCCAAGACAAAAGAATTGGAAGAAAACGGTGCAAAAATTGTGGATTCACCAAAAAAAATATCAGAGAATTCCGATGTTGTGTTTAGCATTGTAAAAAACGCAGATGCCGTAAGAAAGGTTGCATTTGGGGACGAATGCATTGCGTGTGGAAAGCATGACGGCCTGATTGTGTGCGACATGAGCACAATAAACCCAATAGCGTCAAAAGAGATTGCCCAGGAATTTGCAAATAGAGGAATTCCATTTTGCGACACGCCAGTCATGGGCGGCCCAAACGTTGCAATTACAGGGGACCTAGTAATGATGGTTGGTGGAGAAAAGGCGACATTTGAGAAATGCGAAAAACTATTCAATGACATTGCAAACAAGGTCTTTTACCTGGGGCAAAACGGCACGGCTCATTCTGTCAAGCTTGCAATGAATCTGCAGATAGCAATGCTTGCGCTGGCAATATCTGAGGGAATTACGCTTGCGCGAGCCTCAAAAATAAAGCCTGAAACTTTTCTGGAAATTCTCAACTCGACTTATTTTAAGACGGGAATGAGTGAGAACAAGGCCTACAAGATGCTAAAGCATGACTATTCCCCGACATTTACGCTGTCAAATCTAAAAAAAGACCTTGACACAATCAACGAGGCGGCAAAGTCATTTGGAGTAAATCTCCCCATGGCAACAAAGGCAAACCAAGTTTATCAAGACGCCGAAGAGGAATTTGGCAGCCTAGACTATACTGCAATACTGGAATACCTATCCAAATCAAAATGA
- a CDS encoding tetratricopeptide repeat protein, with translation MDIFDSAIIEFNLGNFKKALVLFDQVLQLEPFHVTALIKKGNILGKFARYSDAIQCYDKALSVEAKNSLALINKGLALHYLERYPEAIACYNMILQDKPNSALTLYNKASSLVRNSQTPEGLEVLKKAISLDFSCKYKARSDVDFEQIQKTPEFKRLVL, from the coding sequence TTGGATATTTTCGATTCTGCAATCATCGAGTTTAATCTTGGCAATTTCAAAAAAGCGCTTGTATTATTTGACCAAGTGCTACAGCTAGAGCCATTCCATGTGACAGCACTGATCAAAAAGGGCAATATTTTGGGCAAGTTTGCCAGATATTCCGATGCCATACAATGCTATGACAAGGCATTAAGTGTGGAGGCAAAAAACTCACTTGCCCTCATAAACAAGGGCCTTGCACTGCATTATTTGGAGAGATATCCAGAGGCAATCGCATGCTATAACATGATATTGCAGGACAAGCCAAACAGCGCGCTGACCCTATACAACAAGGCATCAAGCCTAGTTCGAAACAGCCAGACACCAGAAGGCCTCGAAGTTCTAAAAAAGGCAATCAGCCTTGATTTTTCCTGCAAGTACAAGGCACGCTCTGATGTGGATTTTGAGCAAATACAAAAGACGCCGGAATTCAAAAGGTTGGTTTTGTAA
- a CDS encoding cobalamin-binding protein has protein sequence MRIVSFLPSATELVFELGAGDDLVGVTHECLYPEQARQKPRVISSVFDPETMTSRQIDDKITELAKTGAPIFLVHEDNIKNAKPDLIIGQGTCAVCSAYTNEVNRALEILEKRPQVEVIDPHNIDDIISSVSAIAKKIGRESQGKALVESLQKRINHIKEQSHATRPKVLCIEWIEPFFTSGHWVPQMVQIAGGTNLISNTGEHSRKMTLDEVVSADPDIIIMMPCGFDTKRAISECTSNLQKNPRWQNLRAVKSGNLYAVDANSYFSKPSIRTITGIEILSKIIHPEKFAELVTSDGAFAKI, from the coding sequence ATGAGGATTGTCTCTTTTCTGCCAAGCGCAACTGAGCTTGTCTTTGAGCTTGGTGCTGGAGACGATCTGGTCGGTGTGACGCACGAGTGTCTTTACCCAGAGCAGGCAAGGCAAAAGCCGCGCGTGATCAGCTCCGTTTTTGATCCAGAGACAATGACTAGTCGCCAAATCGACGACAAGATAACCGAGCTTGCAAAGACGGGTGCTCCAATTTTTCTAGTGCATGAAGACAATATCAAAAATGCCAAGCCCGACCTCATAATAGGCCAGGGAACATGCGCCGTGTGTTCTGCATACACCAACGAGGTGAACCGAGCTCTAGAGATTCTAGAAAAAAGGCCGCAGGTTGAAGTAATTGATCCCCACAATATCGACGATATCATATCCAGCGTAAGCGCAATTGCAAAAAAGATTGGCCGGGAAAGCCAGGGAAAAGCACTAGTCGAGTCGCTCCAAAAAAGAATTAATCACATCAAAGAACAAAGCCACGCCACAAGGCCCAAGGTGTTATGTATAGAGTGGATAGAGCCGTTTTTCACGTCGGGTCACTGGGTTCCGCAGATGGTGCAAATTGCAGGCGGCACAAATCTGATAAGCAATACCGGCGAGCACTCTAGAAAAATGACATTAGACGAAGTGGTATCGGCAGACCCAGACATCATAATCATGATGCCGTGCGGATTTGACACAAAAAGAGCCATATCAGAATGCACATCTAATCTGCAAAAAAACCCAAGATGGCAAAACCTCAGGGCGGTAAAGTCAGGCAATTTGTATGCAGTAGACGCAAACTCGTACTTTTCCAAGCCAAGCATTAGAACCATAACTGGAATAGAGATACTCTCAAAGATAATCCACCCAGAAAAGTTTGCAGAACTAGTTACGTCAGACGGCGCATTTGCCAAGATCTAG